A window from Citrus sinensis cultivar Valencia sweet orange chromosome 3, DVS_A1.0, whole genome shotgun sequence encodes these proteins:
- the LOC102615166 gene encoding acyl carrier protein 1, mitochondrial: MALRRAVLDHVRVPVQTLALTGSKQRWSVLGSLRFMSSHDDHLTKEEVIDRVLSVVKCFPKVDPSQVTPDVHFQKDLGLDSLDNVEIVMALEEEFKLEIPDKEAVRIDACNLAIEYIYNHPMAS; encoded by the exons atggcATTGAGAAGAGCTGTGCTTGACCACGTTCGAGTACCAGTACAAACCCTAGCCTTAACCGGATCCAAACAGCGATGGAGTGTGTTAGGTTCTCTGCGTTTCATGTCATCCCACGACGATCATTTGACCAAAGAAGAGGTCATTGACAGAGTGCTCTCTGTTGTCAAGTGCTTCCCCAAAGTCGATCCCTCCCAG GTGACTCCTGATGTGCATTTCCAGAAGGATTTGGGCTTGGATAGCTTGGACAATGTGGAGATTGTAATGGCGCTAGAAGAGGAGTTCAAGCTTGAAATCCCTGACAAGGAAGCTGTTAGGATTGATGCGTGTAATCTTGCCATTGAGTACATCTACAATCATCCGATGGCTAGTTAA
- the LOC102615745 gene encoding 10 kDa chaperonin 2, chloroplastic yields MAATFVTIPAPLFSLKKNNIPSRSNHRLLGWRKQTLTVNAIATKWEPTKVVPQADRVLVRLEQLPEKSAGGILLPKAAVKFERYLMGEILTVGADVGQVNAGKKVLFSDISAYEVDLGADERHCFVKESDLLAVVE; encoded by the exons ATGGCGGCTACTTTCGTTACCATACCAGCTCCTCTATTTTctcttaagaaaaataacattcCTTCGCGTTCCAACCATAGGCTACTTG gATGGCGAAAACAAACTCTGACAGTGAATGCAATTGCCACCAAATGGGAGCCCACTAag GTTGTTCCTCAAGCCGACAGAGTCCTGGTTCGTCTCGAACAGTTACCTGAG AAATCAGCTGGTGGAATCTTGTTGCCCAAAGCAGCTGTTAAATTTGAACGGTATTTGATGGGGGAG ATTCTCACAGTTGGTGCTGATGTTGGGCAAGTGAATGCTGGAAAGAAG GTTCTTTTTTCTGACATTAGTGCTTATGAG GTTGATCTGGGAGCAGATGAAAGGCATTGCTTCGTCAAAGAGAGTGACTTGCTGGCTGTGGTTGAGTGA
- the LOC102614860 gene encoding ras-related protein RABH1b, with protein MAPVSALAKYKLVFLGDQSVGKTSIITRFMYDKFDNTYQATIGIDFLSKTMYLEDRTVRLQLWDTAGQERFRSLIPSYIRDSSVAVIVYDVASRQSFLNTTKWVEEVRTERGSDVIIVLVGNKTDLVDKRQVSIEEGEAKARELNVMFIETSAKAGFNIKALFRKIAAALPGMETLSSTKQEDLVDVNLKSSNTNTSQSQPQSGGCAC; from the exons ATGGCTCCGGTTTCAGCTCTAGCCAAGTACAAGTTGGTGTTTTTAGGGGATCAGTCCGTGGGCAAAACTAGTATCATCACTCGCTTCATGTACGATAAATTCGACAACACTTATCag GCTACCATTGGTATCGATTTCCTGTCGAAGACAATGTATCTTGAAGACCGAACGGTTCGTTTGCAGCTCTG GGATACCGCAGGACAAGAGAGATTCAGGAGTCTCATTCCTAGCTACATCAGAGATTCCTCTGTCGCAGTCATTGTATATGATGTTGCAA GTAGGCAGTCTTTCCTAAACACCACCAAGTGGGTTGAAGAGGTTCGAACTGAGCGGGGCAGTGATGTAATCATTGTCCTTGTTGGGAACAAAACTGATCTTGTGGACAAAAG GCAAGTTTCAATAGAGGAGGGAGAGGCTAAAGCTCGTGAGCTCAATGTTATGTTTATTGAGACTAGTGCCAAGGCTGGCTTCAATATAAAG GCACTCTTCCGGAAAATTGCAGCAGCATTACCTGGAATGGAAACACTTTCTTCAACAAAGCAAGAAGATTTGGTCGATGTCAATCTGAAGTCTTCCAACACAAATACATCTCAATCACAACCACAATCAGGAGGATGTGCTTGCTGA
- the LOC102613778 gene encoding probable purine permease 11 isoform X3, whose amino-acid sequence MARASFSSCGYKSLNSMAGQAAAVILGRYYYDQGGNSKWLATLVQTAAFPILYIPLFLLPASQEVSSSSRYPSFVTLALVYLVLGAILAGDNMLYSVGLLYLSASTYSLICASQLAFNAVFSYFINSQKFTALILNSVVILSLSAALIAVNEGSEGPSKVSKWKYILGFISTVGASAIYSLLLSLMQLSFQKVLKRQSFGVVLDMQIYTSFVATCICIVGLFASGEWRTLSGEMQGFGKGKVSYVMVIVWTAVSWQVCSVGVVGLIYVVSSLFSNVISTSSLAITPVVSVIVFHDKVNGVKVIAMLMAIWGFASYIYQNYLDDYRSRKSRYDGETRNDP is encoded by the exons AT GGCTCGAGCTTCGTTCAGTTCGTGCGGCTATAAATCTTTGAACAGCATGGCAG GCCAGGCTGCTGCTGTTATTTTAGGAAGATATTATTATGATCAGGGTGGAAACAGTAAATGGTTGGCCACCCTTGTGCAAACTGCTGCCTTTCCAATCCTCTACATCCctctctttcttctccctGCTTCTCAAGAGGTTTCATCTTCTTCTAGATATCCTTCTTTTGTGACTCTTGCCTTGGTTTACTTAGTTCTTGGAGCAATATTAGCCGGTGACAACATGTTGTATTCTGTTGGGCTGTTGTACCTTTCTGCCTCTACCTATTCCCTCATTTGTGCAAGCCAATTGGCTTTTAATGCTGTTTTCTCTTACTTCATCAATTCTCAGAAATTCACTGCCTTAATCCTCAACTCTGTTGTCATCCTCTCTTTATCTGCTGCTCTCATTGCAGTCAATGAAGGTTCTGAAGGACCATCAAAAGTGTCAAAGTGGAAATATATACTCGGCTTCATTTCTACCGTTGGAGCTTCTGCAATTTACTCTCTTTTGCTTTCTCTGATGCAGCTTTCCTTCCAGAAGGTGCTGAAAAGGCAAAGTTTTGGTGTGGTTTTGGATATGCAAATTTATACTTCGTTTGTTGCTACTTGTATTTGCATTGTGGGTCTCTTTGCCAGTGGGGAATGGAGAACTTTGAGTGGGGAAATGCAGGGCTTTGGCAAGGGAAAGGTTTCTTATGTGATGGTAATAGTTTGGACAGCTGTGTCTTGGCAGGTTTGTTCTGTTGGTGTTGTGGGATTGATATATGTGGTTTCTTCACTCTTCTCCAACGTAATTAGTACATCTTCTTTGGCTATTACACCTGTTGTTTCGGTGATAGTTTTCCATGACAAGGTGAATGGTGTGAAGGTAATTGCTATGCTTATGGCAATTTGGGGTTTTGCTTCTTACATTTATCAGAATTACCTCGATGATTATAGGTCAAGGAAATCACGATATGATGGAGAAACCCGTAACGACCCTTAA
- the LOC102615440 gene encoding protein TRIGALACTOSYLDIACYLGLYCEROL 4, chloroplastic has protein sequence MANLQTAMDSAFWDQPISSPRTLEGSANSIPGEPFPLDAARASRALRIQQLSFLGLGFPLGIIPSYAPASPSPSQKELELGSFALESLLLRPSTSNWWLGLVGQFRPKKLISDIKREFSAAEDLELSVFTSAAKHVLDKSLYSVGLCSQLSIGPSTSLLWSTERHGHKKGKRSKFMLYHKLLSHDITLEAAWPQLFIDHKAQYWDVPESVSLNVASLASDSGLRYRFGIQKNGGQPESANAIDGEPPAALMPGLCAKAAFSYEQRKDMWRNKETKEDLIIKTDKGSFWRPAYDVCLREPHAAISTIIGGTCVAWFGGKESSMAGESQDGRIAVNTKKRSPLSADLFGSICCTVQHGKFRRIFADLTRVDARLDISSVSGLAKSILNTFSRNSASSADNLVFSPRLNFILQQQVLGPIVFRVDSKYLLDAASGKDGSHMEDVIYSLSYSLRLLRSGKVVAWYSPKRKEGMIELRLFEF, from the exons ATGGCGAACCTGCAGACGGCAATGGACTCCGCATTCTGGGACCAGCCCATATCGTCGCCACGAACCCTGGAAGGGTCGGCTAATTCAATCCCCGGCGAGCCGTTTCCGCTGGACGCCGCTCGAGCCAGCCGAGCCCTTAGAATCCAGCAGCTCTCTTTTTTGGGCCTGGGGTTTCCTTTGGGTATTATTCCCTCTTATGCTCCTGCTTCTCCTTCTCCTTCTCAGAAAGAGCTCGAGCTGGGCTCTTTCGCTCTTGAGTCTCTCCTGCTCAGACCATCTACCTCTAACtg GTGGCTTGGATTGGTTGGCCAGTTTCGTCCGAAGAAGCTGATTTCCGATATTAAAAGAGAATTTTCAGCCGCTGAGGATTTGGAGCTCTCTGTATTCACATCAGCTGCTAAGCATGTTTTGGATAAGTCTCTTTATTCCGTTGGTTTATGTTCACAACTTTCTATTGGTCCGTCAACGTCCTTGTTGTGGAGCACGGAGCGGCACGGCCACAAGAAAGGAAAACGCAGCAAGTTTATGCTCTATCACAAG CTACTTAGTCATGACATTACGCTAGAGGCTGCGTGGCCTCAGCTGTTCATTGACCATAAAGCGCAGTACTGGGATGTTCCGGAGTCAGTATCCTTAAATGTGGCATCACTCGCTTCAGATTCTGGGTTGCGTTATCGCTTTGGTATACAAAAAAATGGCGGACAGCCTGAAAGTGCTAATGCCATAGATGGTGAGCCACCTGCTGCTCTGATGCCTGGACTATGTGCAAAGGCTGCCTTTTCATATGAGCAGAGAAAGGACATGTGGAGAAACAAGGAGACCAAGGAGGATCTCATCATAAAGACAGACAAGGGTTCTTTTTGGCGTCCGGCATACGATGTGTGCCTTAGAGAACCTCATGCAGCTATATCCACAATCATTG GAGGCACCTGTGTGGCCTGGTTTGGGGGCAAGGAGAGCTCAATGGCCGGTGAATCCCAAGATGGGCGCATTGCTGTGAACACTAAAAAAAGAAGTCCATTGAGTGCAGATTTATTTGGCTCCATATGCTGTACTGTTCAACATGGTAAGTTCAGGAGAATATTTGCTGACCTAACCCGAGTAGATGCTCGTTTGGACATAAGTTCAGTTTCAGGCCTTGCCAAAAGCATTTTGAATACTTTCAGCCGTAATTCAGCCAGCAGTGCAGACAATTTGGTGTTTTCCCCTAggctaaattttattttgcagCAGCAG GTTTTAGGGCCGATAGTCTTCCGTGTTGATTCAAAGTATTTACTTGATGCTGCATCTGGGAAAGATGGCTCACATATGGAGGATGTAATATACAGCTTGAGTTACTCATTGAGGCTTCTTCGCTCTGGGAAAGTTGTTGCTTGGTACTCACCCAAAAGGAAGGAGGGCATGATTGAGTTACGCCTATTTGAGTTCTAA
- the LOC102613778 gene encoding probable purine permease 11 isoform X1, whose protein sequence is MARASFSSCGYKSLNSMADNEEPMIIDKYLTNQSPLFRKLKSWQWWVLVVVNIFFLIAGQAAAVILGRYYYDQGGNSKWLATLVQTAAFPILYIPLFLLPASQEVSSSSRYPSFVTLALVYLVLGAILAGDNMLYSVGLLYLSASTYSLICASQLAFNAVFSYFINSQKFTALILNSVVILSLSAALIAVNEGSEGPSKVSKWKYILGFISTVGASAIYSLLLSLMQLSFQKVLKRQSFGVVLDMQIYTSFVATCICIVGLFASGEWRTLSGEMQGFGKGKVSYVMVIVWTAVSWQVCSVGVVGLIYVVSSLFSNVISTSSLAITPVVSVIVFHDKVNGVKVIAMLMAIWGFASYIYQNYLDDYRSRKSRYDGETRNDP, encoded by the exons AT GGCTCGAGCTTCGTTCAGTTCGTGCGGCTATAAATCTTTGAACAGCATGGCAG ATAATGAAGAACCGATGATTATAGACAAATATTTAACCAACCAATCACCATTATTTCGTAAACTCAAGAGCTGGCAATGGTGGGTTTTGGTGGTAGTTAACATTTTCTTCCTCATCGCAGGCCAGGCTGCTGCTGTTATTTTAGGAAGATATTATTATGATCAGGGTGGAAACAGTAAATGGTTGGCCACCCTTGTGCAAACTGCTGCCTTTCCAATCCTCTACATCCctctctttcttctccctGCTTCTCAAGAGGTTTCATCTTCTTCTAGATATCCTTCTTTTGTGACTCTTGCCTTGGTTTACTTAGTTCTTGGAGCAATATTAGCCGGTGACAACATGTTGTATTCTGTTGGGCTGTTGTACCTTTCTGCCTCTACCTATTCCCTCATTTGTGCAAGCCAATTGGCTTTTAATGCTGTTTTCTCTTACTTCATCAATTCTCAGAAATTCACTGCCTTAATCCTCAACTCTGTTGTCATCCTCTCTTTATCTGCTGCTCTCATTGCAGTCAATGAAGGTTCTGAAGGACCATCAAAAGTGTCAAAGTGGAAATATATACTCGGCTTCATTTCTACCGTTGGAGCTTCTGCAATTTACTCTCTTTTGCTTTCTCTGATGCAGCTTTCCTTCCAGAAGGTGCTGAAAAGGCAAAGTTTTGGTGTGGTTTTGGATATGCAAATTTATACTTCGTTTGTTGCTACTTGTATTTGCATTGTGGGTCTCTTTGCCAGTGGGGAATGGAGAACTTTGAGTGGGGAAATGCAGGGCTTTGGCAAGGGAAAGGTTTCTTATGTGATGGTAATAGTTTGGACAGCTGTGTCTTGGCAGGTTTGTTCTGTTGGTGTTGTGGGATTGATATATGTGGTTTCTTCACTCTTCTCCAACGTAATTAGTACATCTTCTTTGGCTATTACACCTGTTGTTTCGGTGATAGTTTTCCATGACAAGGTGAATGGTGTGAAGGTAATTGCTATGCTTATGGCAATTTGGGGTTTTGCTTCTTACATTTATCAGAATTACCTCGATGATTATAGGTCAAGGAAATCACGATATGATGGAGAAACCCGTAACGACCCTTAA
- the LOC102613778 gene encoding probable purine permease 11 isoform X2 — MIIDKYLTNQSPLFRKLKSWQWWVLVVVNIFFLIAGQAAAVILGRYYYDQGGNSKWLATLVQTAAFPILYIPLFLLPASQEVSSSSRYPSFVTLALVYLVLGAILAGDNMLYSVGLLYLSASTYSLICASQLAFNAVFSYFINSQKFTALILNSVVILSLSAALIAVNEGSEGPSKVSKWKYILGFISTVGASAIYSLLLSLMQLSFQKVLKRQSFGVVLDMQIYTSFVATCICIVGLFASGEWRTLSGEMQGFGKGKVSYVMVIVWTAVSWQVCSVGVVGLIYVVSSLFSNVISTSSLAITPVVSVIVFHDKVNGVKVIAMLMAIWGFASYIYQNYLDDYRSRKSRYDGETRNDP; from the coding sequence ATGATTATAGACAAATATTTAACCAACCAATCACCATTATTTCGTAAACTCAAGAGCTGGCAATGGTGGGTTTTGGTGGTAGTTAACATTTTCTTCCTCATCGCAGGCCAGGCTGCTGCTGTTATTTTAGGAAGATATTATTATGATCAGGGTGGAAACAGTAAATGGTTGGCCACCCTTGTGCAAACTGCTGCCTTTCCAATCCTCTACATCCctctctttcttctccctGCTTCTCAAGAGGTTTCATCTTCTTCTAGATATCCTTCTTTTGTGACTCTTGCCTTGGTTTACTTAGTTCTTGGAGCAATATTAGCCGGTGACAACATGTTGTATTCTGTTGGGCTGTTGTACCTTTCTGCCTCTACCTATTCCCTCATTTGTGCAAGCCAATTGGCTTTTAATGCTGTTTTCTCTTACTTCATCAATTCTCAGAAATTCACTGCCTTAATCCTCAACTCTGTTGTCATCCTCTCTTTATCTGCTGCTCTCATTGCAGTCAATGAAGGTTCTGAAGGACCATCAAAAGTGTCAAAGTGGAAATATATACTCGGCTTCATTTCTACCGTTGGAGCTTCTGCAATTTACTCTCTTTTGCTTTCTCTGATGCAGCTTTCCTTCCAGAAGGTGCTGAAAAGGCAAAGTTTTGGTGTGGTTTTGGATATGCAAATTTATACTTCGTTTGTTGCTACTTGTATTTGCATTGTGGGTCTCTTTGCCAGTGGGGAATGGAGAACTTTGAGTGGGGAAATGCAGGGCTTTGGCAAGGGAAAGGTTTCTTATGTGATGGTAATAGTTTGGACAGCTGTGTCTTGGCAGGTTTGTTCTGTTGGTGTTGTGGGATTGATATATGTGGTTTCTTCACTCTTCTCCAACGTAATTAGTACATCTTCTTTGGCTATTACACCTGTTGTTTCGGTGATAGTTTTCCATGACAAGGTGAATGGTGTGAAGGTAATTGCTATGCTTATGGCAATTTGGGGTTTTGCTTCTTACATTTATCAGAATTACCTCGATGATTATAGGTCAAGGAAATCACGATATGATGGAGAAACCCGTAACGACCCTTAA
- the LOC102616322 gene encoding E3 ubiquitin-protein ligase ATL4: MTPFSRDRHVISILARSQSQHQCMMIYYLSPMIIHLSVYKRNSPAPDYSSLFHSFSPLSSSSSLTPPPYDLFTYNNTQHSHHRSLSSMENLKPSLIIIILILAITVFLSISLCLLLRHLNRRCLRHLSTVTTVSSADSRRVSSRRVSPDNPAFSVMDSLPLFAFSSVSRRSSSGGDCAICLFKFEPHDQLRLLPLCCHAFHARCIDTWLESNLTCPLCRSPIIATETDVMKAIHASSGGGSDSFRLEIGSISRRQAGNEPPGEPQRRSYSLGSFDYVVDEESDITTSQIHRGSMSDKEEVGAQAASEANLASEVAAGRSWLKDYVDRLSFSVSSRAMSFRSSGRFFTGSSRQSDVGDYDMETNRVGEEISEFFRWFSGV, translated from the coding sequence ATGACGCCCTTCTCACGTGACCGTCATGTGATTTCCATTCTCGCACGGTCACAGTCACAGCACCAATGTATGATGATATATTATCTATCTCCTATGATCATACATCTATCTGTCTATAAAAGAAACTCACCGGCGCCAGATTATAGCTCTCTCTTTCACTCCTTCTCACCActgtcatcatcatcatcgttaACACCACCGCCGTACGATCTGTTTACTTATAATAACACTCAACACTCTCATCACCGTTCGCTCTCATCAATGGAGAATCTTAAACCAAGcctaatcatcatcattttaatCTTAGCCATCACCGTATTCCTCTCTATCTCCCTCTGCCTCCTCCTCCGCCACCTCAACCGCCGATGCCTCCGTCATCTCTCCACCGTCACCACCGTCTCCTCTGCCGACTCTCGTCGAGTCTCCAGCCGCCGCGTTTCGCCTGATAATCCTGCATTTTCGGTTATGGACTCGCTCCCTCTGTTCGCCTTCTCCTCCGTCTCTCGCCGGTCGTCTAGCGGAGGAGATTGCGCCATTTGTTTGTTCAAGTTCGAGCCTCACGATCAGCTCCGTCTTCTTCCTCTCTGTTGCCACGCGTTTCACGCTCGTTGCATCGATACGTGGCTCGAGTCCAATCTGACGTGTCCTCTCTGCCGCTCTCCGATTATTGCCACGGAAACGGATGTGATGAAGGCTATACATGCTTCCTCTGGTGGCGGAAGTGACAGTTTCAGGCTTGAGATCGGCTCCATCAGCCGCCGCCAAGCCGGTAATGAACCGCCCGGAGAGCCGCAACGACGTTCCTACTCTCTCGGCTCGTTCGACTACGTAGTTGACGAGGAGTCTGATATCACGACGAGCCAAATACACCGGGGAAGCATGTCCGACAAGGAGGAGGTTGGCGCTCAGGCAGCTTCGGAGGCGAACCTAGCATCGGAGGTAGCCGCGGGAAGGAGCTGGCTCAAGGACTACGTTGACCGGCTCTCTTTCTCTGTCTCTTCACGTGCCATGTCCTTCAGGAGCTCCGGGAGATTCTTCACTGGAAGCAGTCGCCAGAGCGATGTGGGAGATTACGACATGGAGACCAACCGTGTTGGCGAAGAAATCAGCGAGTTTTTTCGCTGGTTTTCAGGGGTATGA
- the LOC102616043 gene encoding uncharacterized protein LOC102616043 yields the protein MVKQLCFFEWTVLCHLLLLVAVCSKKHGNPANDLVDIINNNRTSQKLRKLNDSPGLGCMALQYVELCKGNCSTGNAVNCKPPEDDFTEVFAPNCGVELPTFGTITGHMVGCKTKYLEPSRAFSDVLVKDKKALSLLRNKSHTEVGVGLVGFHKSFFWCVLFSDGKTNSTFVLDDHGEGIRQKKGCFSGSTYTCSDGEKTKTGLSFCNILMVGLLYIYYILQNFYHC from the exons ATGGTGAAGCAGCTCTGTTTCTTTGAGTGGACTGTGCTCTGCCATCTACTGCTCTTGGTTGCTGTTTGCTCTAAGAAACATG GAAACCCCGCAAATGATCTTGTTGACATCATTAACAACAATCGAACATCTCAAAAGCTCCGAAAACTGAACGACAGTCCTGGGCTTGGCTGCATGGCTTTACAATATGTCGAACTGTGCAAGGGGAACTGCTCTACCGGCAACGCTGTGAACTGTAAACCACCTGAAGATGACTTCACTGAAGTTTTTGCTCCCAACTGTGGTGTAGAGCTGCCCACTTTTGGCACCATAACCGGCCACATGGTGGGATGCAAAACAAAGTATCTTGAACCATCACGAGCCTTTTCAGATGTTCTAGTGAAGGACAAGAAGGCATTATCCCTTCTGAGAAATAAATCACATACTGAGGTAGGAGTCGGATTGGTTGGGTTCCACAAAAGTTTCTTTTGGTGTGTTTTGTTTAGTGACGGTAAGACAAATTCCACGTTTGTTCTTGATGATCATGGTGAAGGGATCAGGCAGAAGAAAGGATGCTTCAGTGGAAGCACCTATACTTGCAGTGATGGAGAGAAGACCAAGACCGGTCTGTCTTTTTGCAACATCTTGATGGTGGgtttactttatatttattatattctaCAAAATTTCTACCATTGTTGA